Sequence from the Candidatus Paceibacterota bacterium genome:
CTCCCGCTCTCCCCGCTGATCTGCTGGTCCCCTTTGTCCTGCCCGTTCCAATCCCCACTGTAGTTGTCCGCGTTATCACACGCCGTGCCTGCTATGATCGTGTTGAAGAAGATCTTATCTATATCCCCGCCGCTGGAGTTGTTGTTGTAGAACAGCACCTTGGCCGGATCGCCCGGGTTTGCGAAGGTGCCCATAAAGCCCGACGGGCTGCCGCCGCAAGGGGTGATGAACAGGGCAAACGTGCCCCCGCTCCCCACCAACACCTGCACCCGCAACCCATGTCGCGTAAAGCCGATTCCCGTGTCGTGGTCCGAGTTCAGATCGTAATACTTGTAGTTGGCCCCCCCACCCGTGAACTTCAATCCCAGCAGCGGCGCCCCGCTCGAGTTCTGCAGCGTGAATCCGACATCCCGACCGCTATCCACGTTCCCGTTATCCATGTCCAGGCGCAAAAGTTGTCCGCTGCTCAGCGCGCTGGGAAAACTGCGCGTCACCCCTTCCCCCGTGCCGCCCCCTACAATGCCCAGCGCACTCCCACCTGGCGTGTTGATGTCCCCGGAACTGCTGAATGCGTTGCAGTTGGCTTCGCCATTGTTATTGACCACCGAGCTGCCCACGAACGTCCCGCCCCCGCCCCCGGCACTCCAGGCGCTGCCCCAACCCGCGTTCGCGTGCTTATACCAGGCGTACGCCGGCGAGCTGCCCGACGCTCCCACGGTGAATGTGGCGGTTGAGCCCGCACACACGGTTTGTGGCTGCGGTTGCGCCGTGATGACCGGCGCCGCTGGCGCGGTGACCGCGTAGTGATACTCGCCGTTGGGCACATTCGCGCCGTTGTAACCCTTCACGTGCAAATACCACGTGCCGCCGGCGGTCGGCAGCGTCGCCACCGTCCCGCCCGACCACTGCGGCTCGCTCCCCGTCCAGGTGTGCGTTGGCGACTGGTCGAAGGCGTAGCGATAATACTGCACCTTGCCCGCCCCAAACCCGCCCACCGCCGTCCAGTTCACCCGCGCCGGATTGGATTGGTCCGCGGTCACACTCCCCGCCACCGGCGCAACCGACAAGGTCCAGGCAACCGTCGAACCCTGCTGGCCGGTGGTGTTCGCCCAATCCCCCCGGCTCTGGCTGGTGTTGTCCCGCGCCTCAATCGTGTAGGTGTATTGCGTGTTGGCCTCCAATCCCGTGTCGTTCGCCGAGGTCCCGGTGCCCCAATCGTAAACGGTCGTCGAGCCGCCCCGGTAAACCTTCACCCCGACGTCGCCGCGGCGGTAGTGATTATCGCCCCCCTCGGCGAGGTCCTCGGTGCTGCCGGCGGCAATGCCGACGCCCTGATCATTCGGGATGGCCCAGCCGAGGTTGATCTGGCTGGTGCTCGCAGCGGACACGCTCGAGAAGCTCGGGTACAACGGCGCCACATTGTCCACATACACATCAACGTAGTTCCCGGCCCCACCGTCGGCCCAGGTATCTCCACCGCTGGCCCCGTTGGTTTGCCGCGAGGTCCGGCCTGATCGGCTGACCGAAAAGAAGTGGAACCGCCGATGGCCGGTCACCCCCGTCTGAGTGTGCGACCAACTGGTGGTACCGGACGAGACATCCGCGTAGTTGCCCTCGCTGATGTTGTAGCCCCATTCCCAGTGCATCACTTTCCATAGCGGCACCGGGCCGGTGACAGAGGCCGTTCCGCTGGCCGTTACCGTGGTGTTGTTGCCGTAGACGTTGTCATTGGGTTGCGGATTGCTCGCCCCGTAACAACTGGCCACGTCAATGCGCGGATACCACGCATCCTGCTCATACCCCACGCTGTAGCCACCGTAGCGGTCACTCTGGAGACTGACACTGCCTTCCATCGCCCGAAAGTCATTGCCCGCGTGTAAACTGATCACTCCGGAAAAGCCTCCCCCGCCGTTGTGCACCTTGAACAGCACCCGGTTCCACCCCGCCGCCATCCCAGTCGGCAGGAAGCGGTCTTGATCCCACGTGGTGCCCCGAAAGGCGTTGTTGTCCAAAATCAAGGTCCCATTCTGCCAGATGCGGACACCGTCGTCCGAACCCACCCCCCACATAGGTCCTGCACCACCGGGAGTATACATCCAGGCAAATGCATACGCATTGCAGTAGTCGCAGTTGTTGTTTCCGTTCTGACCAGCGTTGCCCTTGAAGTTGAGGTAGTTCCCCAAACCCGCGTTGCCGCAATCGCCCGTCGTCACACGATACGGCGTCTTACCACCATAGAGGTTGTTGGCAAAGTAGTTGCCGTGCGACGTATCAATCGCTCCGTACACATAGATGCCGGCTTCAGCGAACGGGAAGGAGCCGCTGCCTCCCAGCGTCCCCAAATCGCTGATAGCACCCGGATTGGCAGTTCCGTAACCGCCAAAGACAATCCAGTCGTTCAGATAGACCCACTTGTCCCCGTACATATGTATCTCGCGGGCAGTGGTGGTGCCATAGCCACACACATTCTCACATCCAGTGGTCCAGGATTCGTTGCCGTTGAGATTTATGCCGTTCCAGTCATAGACGTTGCCCGTCTCCCCGTCCAAAACCGATATCCAGCTACAGGAGCTGCCGCACTCGTTGACCTCGCTGTATTGGCCGGTCAAGCCGCCGGCCTGATTGCGGTAGCGCAGGCGCACGCCGGCGTCCGAATACGAGCTGCCACACTGGACCCAGTCCATGTGAATCCAACCCCTTCCATTCCAGACGAAACCCGGGTTGAAATCTGCCGACTTGCCCAAACCGGAGCAGGAGGTGTTGTGAGTCCACGCGTACCAAAATGTGCCGCAACTAGTGGCCGTCCCCCAACCCCCGCCAAGGCTCGGGGTCTTGTACGAATCCCCCCACCAGGCCCGCGCCTTGCCCGGCAAGAGCAGCAGGAGGCCAACTACGCAAGCCCATACCAGTCGTAATGGAAAGAGGCCAGACCCGCTGCTTGAGTTGCACGCACTGTTCATAGTCATCCTATTGTTGGCTATTGGTCTTAGTCTTGGCCGGCGTGGCTGCCGCTCCGTCACGCGTCTGCCGAGCCGCCGCAGCACCGAAGGTAAAGCGATACTTGTTGAGTAGAAATGTCTCGAAATACCGATGAAAATCGCGCATCGCCTCGTGGCGGAAGTCGTTAATGATGTAGTTCTTGGCGATCTCATAAGGCATCTTGCGCCGCGCCTCGGACTTGCCGACGCGGATGACGCAGTAGCCGCCGAAATCCTCGTAAGGCAGGGCCGCAACCTGGTCCGCCTGAAGGCCCGCCACCAACGGTGCCAGCGCCGAGTTCTCGTTGACCACCCGGCTCTGGCCTGGCATCCATTGCAGGGTCGAATCGCCGCTCGCAACTTCCTCCAGCTTGGCGCCGTCCTGTGCCCGCCGAATGATCTCCTCGGCCCGGCCAAAGACATTGGTCCTAATCGCTTCGCGTTCCTCGTCTGTAGCGCCGGCCGGAACCCGTAGGGGTACCACCAAGGCGTCATACTGGATTTGCGGGGGGAAGGTCGCCGTGAACTTGGTGTCGTAGGCCTCGCGAACCTGCTCCTCTGGAAAGGTCATCTCCGCCGCCAATTCCGGCAGCAGGACCCGCTTTGCCTTCTCGGCCAGTTGCTTGTCCAGCTCGTAACGCAACGCCCGCTGCACATCGGGCCGCTTATCGTAGCCCAGGCTCCGCGCCATTTCCCCCATCTGGATATGGTAGCCGCCCTCCTGTTTAAGCGTCTCGACCATCTGCTGGTCGCCCATCCCCTGGGCGCCGCGCTCCGCCGCCAAGCCCCGAACCTCCGCCCGCGTCAGCACGAACTGCCCGCAACGCAACAGCGCGAGGTTGGTTGAGGGTTGAGGGTTGAGGGTTGAGGGCGACGAGTTGGTGGAGGGGATAACGAAGGGGAACGCGGCTTCCGCCGCCTTGGCCATTTCCTGAACGCGGTCCTGCACCCCCATTCCGTTCAACATAAACCGCAGCTTCGCCTTGGCTTCCTCCGGGCTGGGAGTGCCAGTGAGGTGAATGCGCACGACCTTGACCAATTCGTAGCCGTCGGCCACCGACAGCGGCTCGCTCACCCTGCCCTCGCCCAGCCCCCCCAAGGTGAAGCCGATATCTTTGCCCCAGAACGTCGCCACGTAAGGCGCCGTCTGCGCGAGCTTGGGATCGAGGTCGGAATATTGCCCGGCCACCGCAGCGAAGTCGTGTCCTTTGCGAATCAGCCCCAGCGCCTCCTTGGCCCGCTCCAGCGCCTTGTCCCCGTGCTTTCGGGCGCTGATGCCAATCCGTCCGGCCTCGACCGTCTCGAAACCCAGCAGGATGAAGCGGTTGGTGCGGTATTGGTCATTGATTTGCTGATCAGTGATCATCACGCTGCGGCTCATCTCGTCGGTGAGGGCCTGCGCCAGGACGCGCTGCTCGATCAGCTTCTTCTCCAATAGCCAGCCCGGCCCGCTCTGGCTATAGGGCTGGTGCTGCGGCAGCACGCCCGCCTTGGCCGCCTCCGGATCAACCGGCCGATCGAGACCCCGCTTGCGGGCCTCGCTCACCAGGATGCGCAGGGCAGCCAGGTGTCGAGCAATCTTCTCGTCCAGGCTGACCGCGTTGGTGGGCGCGTTCTGGTCCGCGTCGGCCAGGAAGTGCGGTTCATCTCTCACCTCGGCCACATCAGCGGCGCTGATGCCTCCGCCGTCGTAAGTGGCGACGATGTCAGTGGCTCCCGCTGGGCGGGACTCGGCAGGGAGAGACTGGTTGGTGGAAGATTGCGCAGTTGCGGCCCAGCTAAGCGCCAGGATACAGCATGTCCCGGCGACGGCCAGAACCTCATACGGGAACGCAAACGCTCCCTGACTGTTCCTGGCCCAATTCGATTCGACGTCCTTTCTCATTGGCCACCTAAAGTCAAATCGCCCACACGTTGTTTGATATGGATTTTCTTAGACTAGAGAAGACCAGAAGGCAAAGAATCTGTCAATGACCATCTGCGGGGAAATGCCATGTGCCGCCCCAGATTCAAGTCAAAAACGGAGTGGTGGAGTGTTGGATCTGCCAGCAGTCCGCCTCTCCAACGTCTCATTGCTCTCATTGCCACAACTTCCCCGATCACGGGCAAGCCACGACCGCCGTCGAACGGTAGTATTGCCGTGGCGCGTCCTCGAACGCTCACCAATCCGAGATTCCTGCCTGTGATTGTGGCTGCGTCAACCGTCACGGACAGGGAACCACCGCGCGTAGCCGCTGCTCCACCACTTGGAGCAGCCGGTGATCATCCGATCCACCGCCGGGCCATAATCCGGGCTGGCCAAGGCAGCCGAAGCGCCGACGATGGAAACGAAGCCATGGGCAAGCTACGTTTTTGTTCTCATAGTACTTACAACCTCAAGCTACTGTCTTGTGCGCACTACATTGTGATGTTGGGGGTGAGTTTCCGGTTTGGCAAGGAACTGGGCACTGATTCCGTCCGCGCATGCGAACGGTTCACCGTGGCGTTTTTCAGAACGCAACACACCACATTTATTCTGAGGCAGTAATATCACATGAACGCGTTGGGCCGCAATGACCAGCTCTGGTCATGCCGCATGGCTGCCTAATGGGCCCCCCCTCCCTGGGCTTAGGGCTGCTGACAAGGCGCGGATAAGAAAGTGGCGCAACCTTGCATTTTGGTGCGTAAGGGCAGATTGGGCGACATGCAAATTCGCCTTTGTTTACAGGGGTGGAATGCATGTGAGCGAAAATCGCGTTCAAGTTCGACCCCTGTCGCGCCCACCAACCTTGCATCTCCGCTCGACAATCCTAACCAACCTCGCCAGACTGCCTAGCCAATGGCCGCTAACGCCAATACCCCGTTGGACCTGCTTTGGAAAGAGTACGGCCAGGGTTTCCGCGACTTCGACGACCTGACCCTGGCGCGCTGGCTGGCGCAAACCCTCGGCCAGCTTGCCGGCAAGGCCTGGCGGTATTCCCATCCGCTGCTGGGCGCCTACCGCCTGGCGGCGCAGTTGGCTCACGAGCGCCAAACCTGGCTCAAGCGCCTCGTCGCGACACCGCCCGCCTACTCCGAATCTCCTTGCTGCCGCGCGCCGATGCTGCCCTTGCTCACGCGCGATGTGCGCGATACGGGCCTAATCTGCCAGCACTGCAACGAAACGCTGGTTCCTTTCGAGGACCTGCCCGCCTCGCTGCGAGGCGAACTGGATGATTGGGGTACCCAGTACTCTCCCGTTCACGCTGTCGCCCATTGGGACGACCGCCAGCGCAAGACTGCCGGGGATTACGACCACGCTTACGAAGGGGCCGCCGACGAAGCTGAACGCCTGCTCGTGCATGCCGGTCGGCAACTGGCGCCCCGCCTGCTCGACTTCTACGCGGCGGTTGTCTGGGAAGATCAGGACGAATGCCTGGAAGTCAGGCCGGAGGATGTTCAATTCTAGCCAACCCCGGGCGGTTGGTGGGCTTGACTTTGAGATGGTTTCCGCCGGGGCGGTAGATCAGTTGATTACCTTGCGCCCCAACGCGCCGTACCTTCTCGCGGCAGCAGAGTGGCGAGTTCCGCCTATTCGTCGGTCCGCCCTGTAAAGCCCGCGAGCAGGACAGCGACGGTGTCCAGGTCTCCGCGCGCGGGGCGGGCTTCGTGGAGCCGGTTGATCATCAGGGAAAAGACCAAACGCTCGCCCGCAGCCGTGGTGACATGCCCCGCGAGGGAATTGGCCCAGCGCAGGGTGCCGGTCTTCGCGCGAACGTTGCCGGCGGCTGGCGTGCTTTTCATCCGGTTCCGCAACGTGCCATCAACCCCTGCGATCGGCAGCGCGTCCAGATACACCTGGGCCCACTTGTGCCGGTTCATGAACTGAAGCAGGGACACGGTCGCGTTGGGCGTCGTCAGGTTGTTGCGCGACAGGCCGGAGCCTTCCTCAAAGAGGGTCTCGCCGCGCTGGACGCCGACCTCCGCCAGAAACCGGTTTAACGATCGCACCCCAAGTTCTTCCGAGGTCGTCCACGCCGACGTGTCGGCCCGCCGAGTCGTCTCGCCGACGTGTGCCAGCAGCAGGTCCGTGTAGAGGTTCTGCGACGGCTTCTGCACTTCGCGGGCGATGTCGCGCAGCGGCAGCGAGGCCACCGAGGCCAGTTCCACCAGCTTCCCGTAGTCCACGGGCTGGGCTTCCCGGTCCAGCCAGTTCACGCTCCGCGCTTTGCCGGCGACCTTGATGCCGCGCCGGGCCAGCGCCTCTTTGAAGAACGACGCAAACAGCCCCGCGGGATTGTGCACCGTGACTTCCTCGGTGTAGCCCGCGTCGCCGACCGGCATTTGGCCGGAGACGTAAATCACGTTCTGAGAAAGCGGATGGTAGAAACGAATTCTGCGCGCCCGATCCTTCTCAACGGTCTCCGTTCGGTTGTTGAAGGTAATCCACGCGGTGGCAGGCAGCAGCGACAGTTGGCACGGCGCGCCAGCGCGCGGTCCGGGTTTGACGACGGCTTGCAGCGTGTTGTCATTGATGGTCAGCGCCGAAATCTCCGCACCGTAGTAATACTCCATGTCGTCCCACACCCAGCCTGAGCCGAAGGGAGGGCCGCGGAAGAAGCTCTCATCACCCACCACGTCACCGGTGACTCGCTTCACGCCCGCATTGGACAGCTCGCGAACCAGCGGTTCCAATGCCTGGTAGATATCACCGCCGCACAGTCGCGTGTTGATGGTTGGATTGCCGCGTCCATAGACTATCAAGTCGCCCTTGATCGTGCCCGACCGGTCGGGTTTCTCCCGCGCATACAGAGAAGTCTTGATCCGGTAATCCGCCCCAAGCCGGTCCAGCGCCAGAGCCACAGTATAGAGCTTCGAGTTCGAGGCAGGGCTGAAGAGCTTCCCCGGGTTGTGTTCGAAAACGGTTTTACCACTGTCCAGCGAGACAATCTTCACGCCCCATAGCGCGGCGGCAAACTTCGGCTGGCCGATGTGCTCGGTCAACCGCTGTTGCAACTCGGTCAGCGTGACGGGAGGTGGCCGCTCGGGAGCCTTCTGCTCCTGGGCCGGCGCGCTGAGGGTGAGCACAATAGCGCAATACGCGCTCAGAAGACCGACGGCAGAACTCGTCATCCGAACAGGCAATCCGCGTTCGCGAAGATTCATGGCGCAATAGTGTTGGCTGCGCGTCTCGGGGCAAGCCCAATCGCCATTCGAGGGCTTGCTATTGGGGCGGAAGTGCCCTAGCTTGGGCTCAAATTGACGGGTTGACACCACCGTTGCATTCTGGTTGTATTACCGTCCCTTTGGTTAAGACAATTTATGTACGCTGTATTTGAAACGGGCAGTAAGCAGTATCGCGTTAGCGCGGGCGATACGCTCCAAGTCGAGCGCCTGGCGGTCGAAGCCGGGCAAGCGGTGAATTTTGACCGTGTGCTCCTGGTCAACAACGACGGCAAGCTCATGGTGGGTTCTCCGACCGTGGGGAGCGCTTCCATCGTGGCTGACGTGGTCGAGCACACTCGCGGCGAGAAGAAGATCGCCTACAAGATGAAACGCCGCAAAGGCTTCCGCAAGACCATCGGGCACCGCCAGGAACTCACTGTCGTCAAGATCAAGGAAATCAAAGCTTGAGCGGGCTTGGGCCCTTGCCACACACCCATCACTTAGCACTTAACAGAGATCTCTACTTTATGGCACACAAGAAAGGTCAAGGCAGCATCCGCAACGGGCGCGACAGCATCAGCAAGCGGCTGGGCGTGAAGCGCTTCGGCGGTGAATCGGTCACCGCCGGCAGCATCCTGGTCCGCCAGCGCGGCACCAAATTTGTCGCGGGCCGCAACGTCGGCACCGGGCGCGATTGGACGCTCTTCGCGCTGGTGGATGGCAAAGTTGCTTTCGACAAGAACAGCCGCCGCATCAACGTGCTGGCGGAGGCCGCCCCCACGAGCGGTTAGGCGGCGCCGGGAATCCTCTGCGGCGAGGCTCCGGCCTCGCCTTTTTTGTGTTCGTTGACGAAATCAAAATTTACGCCCGCGCCGGCCACGGCGGGAGAGGCTGCGTCGCCTTCCAGCGCGAGAAGTTTCGGCCCAAAGGCGGCCCCAGCGGCGGCAACGGCGGCCGAGGCGGCGACGTCATCCTCCTGGCCGACCACGACCTGAATAATCTCATCGCCCAGTATTATCAGCCGCGCCTGATCGCCCAGAAAGGTGAGTTCGGCCTCGGCAAGGGCATGGATGGCCACGCCGGCAAGGACCTCGTCGTCAAAGTCCCCTGCGGCACGCTGGTGTGGAAGCTGGACTCCGGCGCCGGCTCCGAGGCTTCGAGGGTTTCCGCGCAAGAGGATTTCCAGAGCCAATCCCGCCGGCGGCAAACGATTCGGCCTCTCAACAGGGAAGAGAGTTGGGCGGAAGGGAATCAGGACATGCCGGCAAGCAGCACCACCGTCTTCCCCGCGGCTTCCGGGGCCCGCTCGCGCGGCGAACTGGTCATTGACCTCACCGAACACGGGCAACGCTTCGTCCTGTGCCGGGGTGGGCGGGGCGGCCTGGGCAACCGCAATTTCGCGACCGCCACACGCCAAACCCCGCGCTTCGCCCAACCTGGCGAACCGGGCGAGGAAGGCAATTACCTCCTGGAACTGCGCATCATGGCGGAGGTTGGCCTGGTGGGATACCCCAACGCCGGCAAATCCACCCTGTTGACGGCCATCTCCCACGCCCGGCCCAAGATCGCCCCCTATCCCTTCACCACACTCCACCCCCAGCTCGGGATTGTGGAATATCCCGACTTCCACCGCTTGACCGTGTGCGATGTGCCGGGGCTGATTGAAGGGGCGCATCGGAACGTCGGCCTCGGGCACGAGTTTCTGCGCCACATCGAGCGCTGCAAAGTGCTGGTGCTGCTGCTCGACATGGCCGGCACGGATGGCCGCACCCCATGGGATGATTTCAAAGACCTGTTGCGCGAGCTGGAGCTCTACGACCCTGCCCTGGTGGAAAGGCCCCGCCTGGTGGTTGCCAACAAGATGGACGAGCCGGCGGCAGAGGCGAACTTGAAGAAGTTCAAACGTCGCATCCGCCAGGCCCCGATTCTGCCCATCGCCGCCGCCTTCGACCAGGGCATTGACAAGTTCAAGCAAGTCATCCGCGACGCCGTAAAGTAGCTTGGCGCGTCCCGCTGGTCCCCGGGTCCGCGCTTTTCCCTTTGTCCTGGGAGCTCACTTACGGGTATAACTCCGCCATGCTAAAGGCAGGCATCATTGGTCTTCCGAACGTAGGGAAATCCACGCTCTTCAACGCCGTCACCCGCTCCCACAAGGCGCCCGCGGAGAATTACCCCTTCTGTACCATCGAGCCCAACCTGGGGGTCGTCAGTGTGCCGGACCCGCGCCTCCCCCAGCTCGCGAGGGTCACCAAGGTCAACACCCGGATTCCTACGGCCTTCGAGTTCGTGGACATCGCCGGCCTGGTCAAAGGCGCTTCGCACGGCGAGGGCCTCGGCAACAAGTTTCTCAGCCACATCCGGGAAGTGGACGCGCTCATCCAGGTTGTGCGCTGTTTCGAGGACCCCGATATCGTCCACGTCACCGGCGACATTGCCCCTGTGCGGGACATTGAGATCGTGACCACCGAGCTGGTTTTGGCCGACCTGGAGACCATCCGGAAGCGTCTGGAGAAGATCTCGCGCGACGTCAAACGCGGAGAAAAGCACGCCGTCCTCGAGGCACAGTTGCTCGAGAAGCTTGGCGCACACCTCAATACCGGCAAACCCGCCAACACCCTCGGCCTGCCGCTCGCCCCGGAGGAGAAGATTATAGTTCGCGGCTTCTTCCTGCTCACCGACAAGCCCACCATTTTCGTCGCCAACGTGAAGGAAGGCGACCTGGCTGCCGCGGACCGACACCCACAGGTGACCAAAGTCCGCGATTATGCCCGCACCCATCACGCCTGCGACACGGTCGTGGTCAGCGCCCAACTGGAGAGCGACGTGGCCGACCTCTCTCCCGAGGAAGCAGGTGAATACCTGAAGGAACTCGGCGTGCAGGAATCCGGCATCGCCGCCTTGATTCGCAGCACCTACCAACTCCTCGGTCTGCGCACCTTCTTTACCTTCAACGACAAGGAAGTTCGCGCCTGGACGATTCCTTCAGGTGCGACCGCCGTCAAGGCCGCCGGCACCGTGCACACTGATTTCGAGCGCGGCTTCATCAAAGCTGAGACCGTGCACTGGGCCGACCTCGTCAAAGAAGGTTCCGTGGGCCATGCCCGCGAGACCGGCCACTACCGTATCGAAGGACGCGATTACGTCGTCCGCGATGGCGACGTGCTGCTGTTCAAGTTTAGCGTGTGAGAGCTTGTTTGAGAATTCGCCCGGTCAGGGGACCGGGCCTACAGGATCGCGCCTTTTCGCCGATTCACTGTAGGCCGGGTGTCCACGCCCGGCGTTAGACTGGCATTCTTAAACAGGCTCTGAGGGACTACTTAACCCTTGCAAGCCCGCTTGCCCCTGACAAGAACGGCCGATAGACTGCTCTTTGTGCAGGATATGAAGAGAATACTGATTCCATGCCTTCTCGCGGCGTCTCTGTCTCGTGCGTGGGCCCAACCGAATGTTGATTACACCCGCACGGAGGACGTCATCTATGGACGCAAGTCCGGCACCGCGCTCACGCTCGACGTCTTCCAACCGCGCCCGGCCAACGGCGTCGGAATCATCCTCATGGTCAGCGGTGGATGGTTTTCCGCGCACGAGTTCATTAACGCCGATTACTTCAAACCATTCCTGAAACGCGGCTACACCGTATTTGCCGTCGTGCACGGTTCGCAGCCAAAGTTCAACATCACCGAGATTGTGCCGGACATCCACCGGGCCGTGCGGTTCATTCGGCACAACGCGGCCAAATATGGCGTGGAGTCCAACCGCCTGGGCATCACCGGCGGCAGCGCCGGCGGGCATCTTTCACTCACCATGGCCACCCAGGGCAACCCGGGCGACGCCCAGGCCAAAGATCCTGTGGACCGCGAGAGCAGCGCGGTGCAATGCGTGGCGTGTTTCTTCCCCCCGACGGACTTTCTGAACTACAGCCGCCCCGGCGAGGACGCGGTCGGCGTGGGGGTGCTGAAAGACTTCAAAGCCGCGTTTGGACCGCGCTCGGACACCGCGGAGGAGCGCCAAAAACTGGGCCGGGAGATTTCGCCCATCTACTTTGTCCACTCGAACACGCCACCCGTTCTGATCATCCACGGCGACGCGGATAAGCTGGTGCCGATTTGCCAGGCGGAGACGTTTGTCAAGCGCTGCAAGGAAGCAGGGGCAACCGCCAAACTGGTCGTGCGCGAAGGCAAGCTTCACGGCTGGCCGGATATGGGCAAGGACATGGAACTCTTCGCCGACTGGTTCGACGAGCATCTACGCGGCCTAAAACCCGCCGCCACAGACGGATCCAGATAGGACTACAGCCCTGCAATGAGTCTGGAGGCCACAGCGTCAGGCATATACTCCTCGTGCCAAAATTGTAAATGACCTCAGCCCGGTCCAGGCCGAATACCAGTTCCTGACCCCTCCCCGGAGTTGACGCTCAGCCAGCGGGACCGCACATTATGCGGGTCGAACCTCCATGCTATGGGCGCACAATGGAAACAAGCCGGGCGCGAGGCCAACGCGCAGAAGAAAGGCCAGCTGACCGCCAAGCTGGTCCGCGAAATCATGGTCGCGGCCAAACTCGGCGGCCCTGACCCCGACC
This genomic interval carries:
- the dacB gene encoding D-alanyl-D-alanine carboxypeptidase/D-alanyl-D-alanine-endopeptidase, with amino-acid sequence MNLRERGLPVRMTSSAVGLLSAYCAIVLTLSAPAQEQKAPERPPPVTLTELQQRLTEHIGQPKFAAALWGVKIVSLDSGKTVFEHNPGKLFSPASNSKLYTVALALDRLGADYRIKTSLYAREKPDRSGTIKGDLIVYGRGNPTINTRLCGGDIYQALEPLVRELSNAGVKRVTGDVVGDESFFRGPPFGSGWVWDDMEYYYGAEISALTINDNTLQAVVKPGPRAGAPCQLSLLPATAWITFNNRTETVEKDRARRIRFYHPLSQNVIYVSGQMPVGDAGYTEEVTVHNPAGLFASFFKEALARRGIKVAGKARSVNWLDREAQPVDYGKLVELASVASLPLRDIAREVQKPSQNLYTDLLLAHVGETTRRADTSAWTTSEELGVRSLNRFLAEVGVQRGETLFEEGSGLSRNNLTTPNATVSLLQFMNRHKWAQVYLDALPIAGVDGTLRNRMKSTPAAGNVRAKTGTLRWANSLAGHVTTAAGERLVFSLMINRLHEARPARGDLDTVAVLLAGFTGRTDE
- the rplU gene encoding 50S ribosomal protein L21 translates to MYAVFETGSKQYRVSAGDTLQVERLAVEAGQAVNFDRVLLVNNDGKLMVGSPTVGSASIVADVVEHTRGEKKIAYKMKRRKGFRKTIGHRQELTVVKIKEIKA
- the rpmA gene encoding 50S ribosomal protein L27; translation: MAHKKGQGSIRNGRDSISKRLGVKRFGGESVTAGSILVRQRGTKFVAGRNVGTGRDWTLFALVDGKVAFDKNSRRINVLAEAAPTSG
- the obgE gene encoding GTPase ObgE, coding for MFVDEIKIYARAGHGGRGCVAFQREKFRPKGGPSGGNGGRGGDVILLADHDLNNLIAQYYQPRLIAQKGEFGLGKGMDGHAGKDLVVKVPCGTLVWKLDSGAGSEASRVSAQEDFQSQSRRRQTIRPLNREESWAEGNQDMPASSTTVFPAASGARSRGELVIDLTEHGQRFVLCRGGRGGLGNRNFATATRQTPRFAQPGEPGEEGNYLLELRIMAEVGLVGYPNAGKSTLLTAISHARPKIAPYPFTTLHPQLGIVEYPDFHRLTVCDVPGLIEGAHRNVGLGHEFLRHIERCKVLVLLLDMAGTDGRTPWDDFKDLLRELELYDPALVERPRLVVANKMDEPAAEANLKKFKRRIRQAPILPIAAAFDQGIDKFKQVIRDAVK
- the ychF gene encoding redox-regulated ATPase YchF, whose translation is MLKAGIIGLPNVGKSTLFNAVTRSHKAPAENYPFCTIEPNLGVVSVPDPRLPQLARVTKVNTRIPTAFEFVDIAGLVKGASHGEGLGNKFLSHIREVDALIQVVRCFEDPDIVHVTGDIAPVRDIEIVTTELVLADLETIRKRLEKISRDVKRGEKHAVLEAQLLEKLGAHLNTGKPANTLGLPLAPEEKIIVRGFFLLTDKPTIFVANVKEGDLAAADRHPQVTKVRDYARTHHACDTVVVSAQLESDVADLSPEEAGEYLKELGVQESGIAALIRSTYQLLGLRTFFTFNDKEVRAWTIPSGATAVKAAGTVHTDFERGFIKAETVHWADLVKEGSVGHARETGHYRIEGRDYVVRDGDVLLFKFSV
- a CDS encoding alpha/beta hydrolase, coding for MKRILIPCLLAASLSRAWAQPNVDYTRTEDVIYGRKSGTALTLDVFQPRPANGVGIILMVSGGWFSAHEFINADYFKPFLKRGYTVFAVVHGSQPKFNITEIVPDIHRAVRFIRHNAAKYGVESNRLGITGGSAGGHLSLTMATQGNPGDAQAKDPVDRESSAVQCVACFFPPTDFLNYSRPGEDAVGVGVLKDFKAAFGPRSDTAEERQKLGREISPIYFVHSNTPPVLIIHGDADKLVPICQAETFVKRCKEAGATAKLVVREGKLHGWPDMGKDMELFADWFDEHLRGLKPAATDGSR